ATCAATCACCAGTGAGAATAAATTCATTATAAAGAACATTGTGACCAAGCTGCCAAGTGTGATACAAGATGCAGCAATGTAGGTGAACTACAATGCAGCCATGGGGATGGATTCTCCCTTCTCCCCGATCTTCTTCTCACCAGCCTTtgagaaatggatgaaagaaCTTGGTGAGAAACTCTGATATTTGTTATTGAGAGACTGGCTCTAAGTCCAGGTGACTTAAGTCCCACATGAGAGCTCTGTAACATACTTGGGTAAAATTTGGTGTATGATTCTGTTGGAGTCACAAAACCATCTAAAATTGGTGACATCATTGTCCCTTATCCACTGTGTGGTCCCATTTTTAAGACATTAATTATGACAGGAGAATgccaaaatgagaagaaaaacatACAAGATTTAGTAATAGCTGAGCATGCTTGTCACCTTATACTCAACTTAAGGAGCACTAAGGCTGGACGATCAGCTCCAACACATTATAGTCACTAGAACAAGCACTGAGGCAGAACGATCAGCTCCAACAGCAGCCATAACGAGACTACGCTAAAGTAAAATGGCTTCCAGCCTTCAATGACTCTCTGTCAGTGCTTCCCCAATCTGTCAGCTTCACTCGGTGCAAGTTCATACAACAGAATCCCTTCAGTCAagaaggtttacttttcttcctgCCTTATTAAAGGTTAATCTGTTCTTTTCTTCTtagttataaaataattaaatcgaTTTCTCAGAATATGAAACTATGTAGTCACTAATCTGTAGGCTTGTTTCTCACAGAAGAGCATTCGCCCAGCAGGAATGTATCACCATTGTCATTAACGTTTTTGTATAACTAGAGAGATGAAAAGACTGAGATGATTCACGTTTGCACCAGGCTTCACATGGAGCATTGCCAAGAGAATCCACACAGAAATGACCTACAATGTGATTCTTGAAAACGTGTGTGGTAGTTTTATTCAACACGAAACATCCATCAATTCAAACAACTTTACTTCGGTGTTCTTTGGGCGTGAGGTTGCATTTGAAATAACCTGTGCTCCTTTTGAGAGCAAATGACAGTGATAACCTTTCTCTTTACTCCATATTCATCATCCATAAATCATATGATGGACTTTAGACTCGGAGGTTCAGAGTTCACCAGTATGGTTACTGAAAGTCAACAATCTGCTTAGTGAAGGTGTCGATTTGATCAATATTATTCAACAGTGTAAAAGAAGGGTCATTTAAGTTTACCATAAAAACAATATTGCTTCATGTTTGATGGTGATTTTGTCAAATTTACTCCCCTTGTTTATTGCTATTGGTGATCTTGAAGCATTTTCAATTACAGCCATATAAAGGCAGTAAatataatatttgatcatttcatTGATTAGACAATTAAACACTGATTTGTGTGATCTTGTGATTAAACATTTGGCTTATACATCAGATGGTTGATACTTCAATCTCAACCTCCACCTCAGGTCACTTAATTACCTGACTATGCtccttttgtaaaagaaaaaatgtatgtgCAAATAATTCTGGATGATGTACATTGATGTACATtattgaaagacactataaaaattGATTTGTCTTAGGAACTGCAGATGcagtttaaaaatcaaaatacaatatCACACTAAAGTGACGCCTCTTTCCCCCTCCATTGAAACGTTGCTTCTTAATAGTATCTCTGAAAGTGAAAATTTTGGGAAATGTCCACATCTgccaaatattttacagtttGGTTCAGGTTTCCCATACCTAGTGCAGTGATCTCTTAATGGGGACTCCTGTACCATGTTCTAACTCTGTGTCTTTGCTTTAGGTCCTGGCCAAACTGCTGGCTGTTGAAATGGATAAGAATCACCAAACCTTGGAGGAAGCCACTACTGCGCCTGAAACATTTACTACCCCTTGGGAGAAGGAGCACATCATGACGAGCACAGATACTTTACTGAGTGAAGATGCTCTTGCCAGACTCCTTCAAGATATCCTAAAAATCCAGAAGATAAACAGAAGAACTAACAAGAAAGGCACATCCAAAGGCTGTTTCGGAGTGAAACTGGACAGAATAGGCTCAGTGAGTGGCCTGGGCTGTTGAGTGGCGACAGTTCAGTTTGATGTTTGCTAAAGGTTAGTTCAACAAATCACCCCACATCTACTGGCCCTaggttacaatacaatataaactTCAGCTCTCTCTCTTAATGTCCTTATCTCATTAAAAGCCAGTTTTCAAAGTTGCCCGGCAGTTTTGAGCAATATTGAACATGTTAAAAAATTAACGTGATGGATCCATGTCTTCAGGCTGTTCAGTTCTGAAACACATTGAGGGGGTAAGAACACCCAGATAGGAAGGCTAAGGGTCCACAAGACTCACATCAGGCATTTTCCCATTGCAATTTTGTTTTCAGGTTCTAATGAGTTCCTGTATGATGTAGGCCCCCATGGCTACTTTTGTGTGTTGCGTTCCTGCTATACGACAGGAAGTGCACAATATGTAACATGCAAAGAAGAGTGTGAAGCAAGGAGGATTTGTAAATTTGGGGGGGAGAACACCCCATTTATTGTTTTGAAGTGCTTGCAATTTCACCTGAGGATTAGCAGTTTGTTGTAGCGCTCCAGggaggcagctatgaagagtgatgcagtgCAAAGTGCAACACTCCATCTTTACCAATAACTCTgcaaagtccaaactactaacagatcTGTAAGATGGTGCCAATGCTTGTAGTCAACCAATCCCCACAATTTATTGCCTGAGCCCCATCCACGATTGTTCTTAGCTGAAAAAAAAGTACATATCCTGGAGTAAGAACTTCAAAAAGTACCAGGAACCACAAATGGACCAAGTCCCTGCAGTGGGAATGCTAGCGTATCTAAAATGTTCCCGATTCCTAAAAATGTTCTTGTGGTGAGAAAGTACCAAATAAGTGAGCATTTTTCATAAGGGGTGATGTTTTGTGCCCTGGTGGATGTAAAGCTATccctgaatatttaaaaaaaaaaaaaacacaatatcatCTTTTATAATATTCCATCTGTCTGGTAATGACAAAAATGTTCTGAAATTCTCGAGATGCGTATGTTTTGAAGTAAGTTAGTTTTATTCTGTAATCATGACACTGTAGTGGGGTGCAATGTTGTATGTTGATTTGCTCATgtcagtaagaatttcactgaactctaCACAAATGGCAATAATGAcccaacactcttaaaaatagtgGTTCTAAAATAATGTGGTTCCATTGTTTgataaagaaccatttcattctagtGGGTGTTCTTTAAATATCAAATAGTTTCTTTacagttggaaagaaaaaaagaaatctccAATGtgtagtaggctacctagcaggatgcCAACAGATGACGAAAACCTgagcttagcctgtgttattgtatacaGGAACCCACTGaaatttcacaagtttgctaTCGTCTGTTCATAGTTATTTATGGGGCCTGTCACAGATCTAAATAAAGGATTTTCTTCTGAAAACTTCATGCGGATGCTTCTTTTGATAACCAAATCTGGTTTTCTCCATGGCATTGTTCTGAAGaatcactttggcacctttatttttttggGGTGCATAAACCTCTCTAACAGGTAACCCTCTGTGTGCAGCATAGACCAAGTTAACCTTTACTGCCAACCTATCTATCTGCTAGGCTTCCCACTTTTTATTGGCCCAACGGTATCTTAAGTTGTTCTGGAGTtatcaaaaaatatgttccacaAGTATAATCATATTTATGTAGTGTAGATTCTTTGGGGAACTACACAGTATGTTCAGTGTTAAAAACACATCCTCATTCTTTGATCCTATCATTTTATGAAATTGTCGAATAAGTTACGGTGTCACGGGGTGCCGCAGCCTATTTTAGCAGCATCGGGCGTAGAGCAGAATCAAGTCAAATGGCCAGGACGCAGGCTTCACTGACCGCTCTCGACGGTGACGGAGCTCGGAATCTGGGTGGTCAAATGTCCTTAAAACCGAACACAATCGCCGTGGTTATGGAAGGTGCGGAGATGTAGAAGACATGGGTGGGCTGTCTTGTCGCGGCGGGGTTCTGGATTTTAATACTGGAATAAGCAAAGTGCGTGTGTGCAACGCATAACAGAAATTGATCCAAATTAATGGCATATCGGGCTTGCGGCAGTTCCTCCAAGTGCATGAGATATGCGAaatacctttctgaaaataactgaaaaataatgttacAGAAAGAAATTGCATAAAATGTTAGATATGTGAACAGCAGCTGATCACCACAAAGTTTGAATTTGAAAGCATCGTGATCTTCGAGAGCagccatccatcaatccatccattcatcgaTTTTCTGAAAACGCTTATTCCAAATAATCAATTAAACAGGACGATCCCACTGGCGAGTCGTGTGGCGTTCAGTTCCTGCAAACAGACGTCACCAGTAAAATATTCGTTTCGCAATTAGAAGACATGGGGTGTTATTAGGATGCTGTTCTTATAAATTCCGCAGCATTCagactccctttttttttttgcctgtggaAATTATGCGCGATCACGGACGTGGACCCGCTGATTTATGCCGACAGTGTCAGACGTGTGTTTTGGATACGCTGGGTTAACAATTACGAACACCTGAGGGCTGGAGTTGGAAAGTTGATCTCTGTCCTCAATTAATGCAAAGGGTGACTCAGAAGAGCGAACTGCTCGCATAATTCCACACACTAAAGTTCATCTTTACAAATGATGAACCTCACGACGTCAACCGGGTAATTCTTGAACGTTCCTGCTGATGAAGACACAGAGACTCAGAGCACGCGTGCGCATTTTTCTCCTGCCCCTTGTgactttaccttttctttttttttcacgcAGAACTTTCGAgatgaatgaaaataaagatgTGGGACTTCCGAGAATGACAAAAGACTCTCCAGAAAAATAAAGcttatttcattttatcaatAGCTTCGACTTCTTCATTATCGGATTCTGCACAGTGCAAGAAATATCACGTATGCATTTTGAAGCAATGCAACTGCAACTTATGAAGGCTTACCCAATACTGTAATTATATctcattgttttaaatgtataGTGTAACTTCATGACAATTCTCCATGCACTTCCACTTATACCTCAATAAACGTTTTCAAATTATAAACTGTATGTGTCTGTCAGCATACATTTAAAGTGTCCAATCTTTCTCCTTGTTCCTTTGCACGTGGTGTTGGTTTTAACGCGTTGTAACAGGGTAGCGTGGTCTTTTTAAACGAACACTCCatccattttaaagtcacagggaACCAATGCCACCTATGGGACGCCAGTCCATTTCAACATTTCTGTATCCCATCCACAGCTACGCTTACAGATAAACTGAAAAATGGCTGTTGTTAATGGTACTAACGGATAAACCCACATTCCAAAAAAGGTGAttcgatttttttttatatcaggtACAAAGTTCTGAAAGCAGCATGACTGCAATCTAGGCAGGGCAAAAGAACACCGATGGATACGGAAAGCAGAGGTGAGACAAACCGTTATCTATACCTTTTTATTATGACGTCATTAAGCTTTCGAGTACACATGGGCGTGGCACAACATTTGGTACTTCGGTTCGAACGATCCACAAGACCAAAATCGAACCCCGGACCGGTCACTCCCTGTAAGGACCCAGAAATCTCTCTTTGCCTGCGACTGAACTTTGGCAAGATCTCTGATTTTAATATCCAGCGTAAATACTCTCATATTGGACAACTGGTGACGTAAGAAGAGTCACATATGAGGCAGTCCGAGGAGCTCTGGCACTGCACCATGATATGATCCAGCGTCCCCACCAGCCATGGTTCTTGCCTAGTGCTCAATGCAGCTGTATTGAACTCTGGCACGTTTCGACTAATGAAATGGAAACCGGTTCGAACATCAATAGAGATGTAATGAAGTTTACAGATAAGTACAGCTGATCTCCGTTGTCCATCTGTAAGGGCTACACATAGCTCTAAAATGTTATTTCCAAGCGCTAAAACGATTGGGAGTCTGTTTTTAGGAGCTCTAGAGAGCAGTGATTAGGACGTCGGCATAAATAAGCATGACCTTTCCCAAACGTTAGCTACACGAAAACTAAATTTGGTCAGCCTGGACTGTCAATGTCCGACCTTAAACCGAATCCAGCCCTGACAAAACTAGTTTGCTTTAATAGGcagccagtcattttctaaacctgtatAGGGTcgcggggggtctgctggagcctatcccagctagcaaagggCGCAATACAAGGGGAAATTTGAGTCATTAAATCTCAGTCCGGGATTTCCACACCATTACGCTTAAAGACAGACTGTGGCTTTTTCTCTTTCACTTAAGAAATCTGTAGATTACTGCACTTCAGTTATCAGCGAGGTGTCGATAGAAAAAGAAACCGAATAATGTCTACACTAGTTATTGAAGTGGCAAAAGCACTGTGTAAGGGCCTATATAACGTAATGATTGATTAACGAGTACCTGTACTTACATTCCACGACATTTGACGCACAATTACGTTATTGCTAATGCAGCttttataaataattcttaaaacaatttttttaaatgtaaatacttAACCACAACAGACAGTAATAAGAAAGCACAAGAAGCGATCCAAATAAAATGTAGTTTGTGAGCACTCCAACAGCATATATTCCAGTGAcgttaaaattaataaagttaattaataaaatatgaatatgacATCGGGGATCAATCGAGAACAATGTCCTGTTATTGATCCCTTTCCTCTGACTGTTCGTTCCAAATCAAATCTATATGTGAGCCCAAGCAGCCGTATTCCGGTTGTTAAATGGACCCTCGCGCAGGACGAGTTTCCGGGGCTCGGCAAGCCTTCAGAAAAAGCagactgtttattttattcaCGGTCTCGTATGCAACATGTCAACCGTACCAATTTGTAAACTTCAGTTATGACTAAAAGAGAAGCGTGAATTGCATGGGAAGGAAATAAATGATGTAGAAATAGTCGAAAATGTAGTCGAACGAAGGATGCGTTAATCTGCCAATACCATAATTTCAGAGGGGCCTTCGTTATTTTTAAGTGTGATTGCAATACAATTGACGTCTGGAATATACAGTAATGGAATGCCACACCTGGAGCTCGTGGTGCGTTTCTGCCACTTAACAGACACGGCTATGATATTACATACAATCTCAAGACTCGCGGGCTGTTATAAAGCGAAGGTATGCTGCGGCAAGGGAGCTGTGTGACGCTGCTTCGTCGATCTGATATAAAAGCACAAGTCGCGCACTGAACGCAAGTCAAGCCCAGTCAGTAGCACAACAGTCCACAATAAGCCCTCTCTCACTTATCCACATTTATCATGGTCTCCAGGCTGACGGTCTACTGTGCTCTTTTCATCATCGTTCTTTCCCAAGTCAGTGCCAAACCCGTTTCCAGTTTACAGGTAAGAGACTGTTAAAGAAGTTCCCGTACTGTCAATGTGAAGCGAACATGTATTTTAAAGATCGACAATGTATAGCTCATGGTAATACATCGATCATATACGCCGTCTTAAGAGATGGATAAGGCGCAGGATGGTCTTGGACTGATAAGTATCTGCTAGAATAACCAGACGCGGGTCTTGAATGTTAGCCATACCCGCATATTTCTTGTGAGTCTATTCTTCATATCAATCTGTGATTCATTGGGTATGTGGTTCTGAGTATTTCTAAAAAATATGAGCCTTATTGAAACATGTGGGAAAATATCTGCCGTATTTCTTTCAGTCTCTCGCGCAGCTTTTAGAAGAGGAAAGCAACCATCCATACGTCGACTCGGACGATGACACTCGAGGCGGCTTGGACGTATCAGCCGAAATAGCAACCGACGATTCAGAAGCTGATACACCTTGGAATCACAACTTCCGAGACCCGCAACATCGGCAAGCGGCACATTCCAGCAGGATGCTGAAGCTCTTGAAGGACATCTTAACTTCATCCGGACGATCTTGGGATCGCGAAAAAAAGAGTGGGCTGCGAAGCTGCTTCGGTGTTAGACTGGACCGGATTGGATCTACGAGTGGACTGGGGTGTTGACTGGCCCCAGGACAAGGTATAACACGATTTACATGTTGCATGCTGCACTAGGAAGCGGGCTACGCGCTTTAAACGCAGTATTTCTCTGTTTTACAAATTCCAGTAAAACTGCAAGCAGACACTTTAATCATAGTATAAGGCACAAATACAGATAATCTGGCTGATTTAGAAGCACTGTGAATTTTACTTTCTACTGGACATAAAAATCAGAATGATTCAgcctttttgaatatttgtattaCTGGTACGATGGGAATACTGTTATTATGTTAGACAGTGAAAAGAGGGCGTGAGAAGTTTGAAGACACTTTACGCTCCATGcatgacaaaaaaatcaaaacgcataaaattatattaaaatcaagGAGGGGTTATCGCTAATTtgcctttcttttaaaaatcttaCGAAGCGTAGGCAACTGGCAAAGATCCTTTTAATGTGCTTAACGCTGTAGAGGAGCGCAAGTACTTGGCTGTTagcatgattaaaaataaaatgaacaatttacACATTTTCGTAATTAAAATGGACTTGAACGTCTAGTATTTAAATTAATATGCAGTGGTTCACGGTAAAATGGGGCGTCTTTGACCAGACATTCTGAATCACTGCGATTCTCAAAGCAGTCTTCCGACAGCCTCAACGGGcgataaatatttgatatttgtgtGGCGTCATTAATGAACCCTCCAGGAAAACATTATCGTCttagcacaaataaatcaatgaacttgcaattgttattaaaaaaaaaaatcacaggctaCACAATATATCGCCCATTTTCAGTATCCATTTCTTCGAAAAAAAGTCAATAAACCCTGCAGCACCAGAATGGTGTCCATCTCTGGTAGTCGAACAGGTGTGTTTTACGTaataacaatacaaatacaaaaaagtgtCTACACTTAAAATACGAACAAATGTTTAAGTACAAGCGCCTTCAAGATAACCGATTAGTTAATACAACATTCTATAGGTAAAGGTACATGCAATGTCA
This region of Erpetoichthys calabaricus chromosome 8, fErpCal1.3, whole genome shotgun sequence genomic DNA includes:
- the nppal gene encoding natriuretic peptide A-like, whose protein sequence is MVSRLTVYCALFIIVLSQVSAKPVSSLQSLAQLLEEESNHPYVDSDDDTRGGLDVSAEIATDDSEADTPWNHNFRDPQHRQAAHSSRMLKLLKDILTSSGRSWDREKKSGLRSCFGVRLDRIGSTSGLGC